Proteins from one Verrucomicrobiia bacterium genomic window:
- a CDS encoding outer membrane lipoprotein-sorting protein has translation MKTLSVISLALFTSLSIALAENAPDKALQEGQALAMEICSMGPEKDSSMTATLQIQRDRRTEVSIPIEIKLIKGDKGWKSIYQTRSTNVSDSVILTITHTPGELNSYEVKSGTNQQPQTIAHNSTGVPFAGSDFWISDLGLEFFRWKDQRVTAHEMRNSQACYVLESKNDGSVAGTYSKVISWIDKDTLGIVFAEAYDQNGKLLKIFKPTGFDVKKKQVKTVEMRNRQTKLESRLIFDVKEENE, from the coding sequence ATGAAAACGTTGTCGGTCATCTCTCTGGCACTTTTCACAAGCCTTTCCATCGCCCTTGCGGAGAACGCACCGGATAAAGCTTTGCAGGAAGGACAAGCCCTGGCTATGGAGATCTGCTCCATGGGACCAGAAAAAGATTCTTCCATGACTGCGACACTGCAGATCCAGCGTGATCGCAGAACCGAAGTATCCATCCCCATCGAGATAAAATTGATCAAGGGCGACAAAGGATGGAAAAGCATCTATCAAACCCGCAGCACAAACGTAAGCGACTCCGTCATTCTAACCATTACCCATACGCCGGGAGAGTTAAACAGTTACGAAGTGAAAAGCGGCACCAATCAGCAACCCCAAACCATAGCTCACAATTCTACAGGAGTTCCTTTTGCGGGTTCCGATTTTTGGATCAGCGATCTGGGCCTTGAGTTCTTCCGCTGGAAAGATCAACGCGTCACCGCTCATGAAATGAGAAACAGTCAAGCCTGCTACGTTTTGGAAAGCAAAAATGATGGAAGTGTTGCCGGAACTTATTCGAAAGTGATCTCGTGGATAGACAAAGACACTTTGGGAATAGTGTTCGCCGAAGCCTATGACCAGAACGGCAAGCTCTTGAAGATCTTCAAACCCACGGGATTTGATGTTAAAAAGAAACAGGTCAAAAC